A window of the Miscanthus floridulus cultivar M001 chromosome 14, ASM1932011v1, whole genome shotgun sequence genome harbors these coding sequences:
- the LOC136503591 gene encoding uncharacterized protein → MVDNTSCPVLQYADDTLLLVRGELTDVQSLRTILDQFASATGLQINYAKSTAVPIYMDEETIVDCISALGCRREGFPQTYLGLPLSNSKLRLSAFAPNIAKCDKYLAGWQASLPNQMGRATLINSVLDSQLIYAMEIPPGIIEQVDQKRRYFLWSGTGTSAAGKSMVAWELLD, encoded by the coding sequence ATGGTGGACAACACAAGCTGCCCCGTGTTACAATATGCGGACGACACTTTGCTGTTAGTTAGAGGGGAGCTCACAGATGTCCAAAGCCTGAGAACGATCCTTGATCAATTTGCCAGTGCAACGGGGCTGCAGATAAACTATGCAAAGAGTACAGCAGTACCAATCTACATGGATGAAGAAACTATTGTAGACTGCATCTCTGCTCTTGGATGCCGCCGAGAAGGGTTCCCACAAACTTACCTTGGGCTGCCACTATCAAACTCAAAGCTGCGCCTTTCTGCCTTTGCACCTAACATCGCCAAGTGTGATAAATACCTTGCAGGATGGCAAGCCTCCCTTCCCAACCAAATGGGCCGTGCAACTCTCATAAATTCTGTTCTTGACAGTCAACTCATCTATGCCATGGAGATCCCTCCAGGAATTATAGAACAGGTAGATCAGAAACGGAGATACTTTCTCTGGTCTGGCACAGGCACATCAGCAGCCGGAAAAAGCATGGTGGCATGGgaactgttagattga